Within the Acinetobacter radioresistens DSM 6976 = NBRC 102413 = CIP 103788 genome, the region GGCTCATCAAATTCCTAATATTTTTTCTAGTTTTCCTCCTGGGCTGTAGAGGCTTATCTTTATGGTTTCTGCTATTGCGTCACTGCAGCAGCTTTTGTCTTGAATTAAGTTTTTATATGAGTCGGATATTAATGAAATAAACCAGCTTCAGATGAATCCAAAATTTTATTTCATAATACGAAATATAAAATCATATTCCCATAAACTGCTCAAGTGTTTTTCCTAAAACACTACAAAGAAGCCAAGAATGCCTATTAAGCTAAGTTTTTATTAAAAAAGCATTGCATTGGCTATAGAATAAACTTATTTTTAATAAAACATATTTCCGCATAACGAAACAATGGAGATAAAATGGAACAGGTCGTTCAGGTTGAATATTTAAAATCCTATGTAGCTGTAGTTAAAATTCACCGTCCAGAAGCAAAAAATGCCTTAAATACCCAAGTGAGGATTCAGCTGGCACAAATCTTTAATCAACTCAGCGATGACCCGGAAATTCGTGCCATTGTATTGACAGGCGGAGAACAGGACTTTGCAGCAGGCGCAGATTTAAAAGAGTTGGCAAATGCTCATGCAGTTCAGATGATGCAACGTCGCAGTGAGCGTTACTGGCAGGCAATTGCCAGCTGTCCAAAACCGGTCATTGCTGCAGTCAATGGCTATGCCTTGGGTGGAGGCTGTGAGCTGGCCATGCATGCAGATATTATTATTGCCAGCCAGACAGCGGTATTTGGACAACCAGAGGTAAAAGTTGGTGTAATGCCAGGGGCAGGTGGTACCCAGCGTCTGTTCCGTGCGGTAGGCAAATTCCAGGCCATGCGCATGATATTGACTGGCTGTCTGGTTCCAGCTCAAGAAGCCTTACAAATGGGCTTAGTGTCCCAGTTAGTTGAAGAAGACAATGCGATTCCAGCTGCCCTCAAAATGGCTGAATCCATAGCTAAATTGCCTCCTGTCGCGCTGGAACAGATTAAAGAAGTTGCGCTGATGGCCGAAGATGTACCTCTTCATGCGGGCCTGGCGCTAGAGCGTAAATCCTTCCAGTTACTCTTTGATACCGAAGACCAGAAAGAAGGCATGCAGGCTTTTATTGAAAAACGAAAACCAAATTATCAGGGTAAATAATTCAGGGATAGAAACATGAGTATTCAAATTCAGCAGATCGGAATTATTGGCACAGGTACTATGGGCGCAGGTATTGCCCAGATTGCAATCCAATCTGGCCACGATGTAATACTGTTTGATGCCAAGGCAGGGGCTGCAGAGCAAGCCAGAGAAAAACTCGGCAAGACTTTAAATACGCTGGCCAGTAAAGGAAAATTCAGTCAGGAAAAAGCCAATCAGGATTTGAGCCATCTTAGTATAGCGACCGAATTGGAACAGCTCAAAAACTGTGACCTGATTGTTGAAGCAATTGTTGAAAATCTTGAGGTCAAGCAGCAGCTCATGCAGCAGCTAGAAAGCCTGGTGGGTACACAAACCATTCTGGCTTCTAACACCTCTTCTTTATCTATTACTGCAATTGCTGCTGGCTGCAAGCGTCCTGAACAGATCGTGGGTTACCATTTCTTCAACCCTGTACCGCTGATGAAAGTTGTCGAAGTCATTCAGGGCTTCAATACCCGTGAGGATATTGTAGATGCACTCATGCAGCTTTCTGTCAAAATGGGTCATCATCCGGTTAAAGCACAGGATACCCCGGGTTTTATCATTAATCATGCGGGCCGAGCCTTTGGCAGTGAGGCCTATGCCATGCTGATTGAAAATGTGGCTTCAGTGTCCGAGCTTGACCGGATTTACCGTGATGGTATCGGTTTTAAAATGGGTCCATTTGAACTGGTAGACCTGACCGGGATGGATGTCTCCCATCCGGTGAGTGAGTCAATTTATCATCAGTACTATGAAGAAGCCCGTTATCGTCCAAGTGTTATTACCCGGCAGCGATATATAGCCAAACAGCTGGGCAGAAAGACCGGTAAAGGTTTTTATGACTATACGACTGGTGAAAAGCAGGGAGAAGACCCGGCAGTTTTTGTAGAAAAGCTGGATCAGTATCCAACTGTCTGGATTGCAGCAGACCTTGAAAAAGACCAGAGTATTTTAAAAGATTATCTGGAACAGCAGGGCGTAACGCTAGAAACAGGTCCAGAGCCTTCTGAACAGGCTTTAGTGCTCATTGCCAGCTATGGTGAAGATGCAACGACTGCGGCCTTACGCTATCAGGTAAATCCGAAACAGGTAGTGTGTATTGACCTGCTATACGGTTTTAATAAACATCGTACTCTT harbors:
- a CDS encoding 3-hydroxyacyl-CoA dehydrogenase, with the protein product MSIQIQQIGIIGTGTMGAGIAQIAIQSGHDVILFDAKAGAAEQAREKLGKTLNTLASKGKFSQEKANQDLSHLSIATELEQLKNCDLIVEAIVENLEVKQQLMQQLESLVGTQTILASNTSSLSITAIAAGCKRPEQIVGYHFFNPVPLMKVVEVIQGFNTREDIVDALMQLSVKMGHHPVKAQDTPGFIINHAGRAFGSEAYAMLIENVASVSELDRIYRDGIGFKMGPFELVDLTGMDVSHPVSESIYHQYYEEARYRPSVITRQRYIAKQLGRKTGKGFYDYTTGEKQGEDPAVFVEKLDQYPTVWIAADLEKDQSILKDYLEQQGVTLETGPEPSEQALVLIASYGEDATTAALRYQVNPKQVVCIDLLYGFNKHRTLMPTLITDSKHKTAAHSIFNLDGTSLSMIQESTGFVAQRVLAMIVNLGCDIAQQGVASVEDINAAVRLGLGYPYGPIEWGDKLGADKILLILDRMSAISRDPRYRPSAWLRRRVQLKLPLVTTV
- a CDS encoding enoyl-CoA hydratase, which codes for MEQVVQVEYLKSYVAVVKIHRPEAKNALNTQVRIQLAQIFNQLSDDPEIRAIVLTGGEQDFAAGADLKELANAHAVQMMQRRSERYWQAIASCPKPVIAAVNGYALGGGCELAMHADIIIASQTAVFGQPEVKVGVMPGAGGTQRLFRAVGKFQAMRMILTGCLVPAQEALQMGLVSQLVEEDNAIPAALKMAESIAKLPPVALEQIKEVALMAEDVPLHAGLALERKSFQLLFDTEDQKEGMQAFIEKRKPNYQGK